A genomic segment from Segniliparus rotundus DSM 44985 encodes:
- a CDS encoding transposase — MPRQLPPYLRSRALFLIGRHGMTAEAAAREIGVNVNTVRAWWHEHRLANDIPPAQRPHPAKVRQAALRLVFHDQLTPDEAAKTLGVKPGVVQHWANQHRKNNQLPPPERGHPDRLREEALRLVIEQGLSSARAAREVGVPTGTVAHWAKEHRKASGLPPIKARHRAEVKQEAVRLVIEDGLTYAQAALRTGTSETAVGQWAKAHRARHNLLPLSKGHPEHVREEAVRLVLEDGLSRTQAAKQTGAHTSTVEKWAARRIHELHGNPAELQAFAVGLAVNRNQTLPDIATRLRIPLGALVRWLHDDHRAKRGKHR, encoded by the coding sequence ATGCCGAGACAGCTGCCCCCGTATTTGCGGTCGCGGGCGCTGTTCCTCATCGGCAGGCACGGCATGACCGCCGAAGCGGCTGCGCGGGAGATCGGCGTGAACGTGAACACCGTGCGCGCCTGGTGGCACGAGCACCGCCTGGCGAACGACATACCCCCAGCGCAACGCCCCCACCCCGCGAAAGTCAGACAAGCCGCGCTGCGACTGGTCTTCCACGACCAGCTCACCCCGGACGAGGCCGCGAAAACCCTCGGCGTGAAACCCGGCGTCGTCCAACACTGGGCAAACCAGCACAGGAAGAACAACCAACTCCCCCCGCCCGAACGCGGCCACCCCGACAGGCTGAGGGAAGAGGCCCTGCGCCTGGTCATCGAACAAGGGCTCAGCAGTGCCCGAGCCGCCCGCGAGGTCGGCGTGCCCACTGGCACCGTCGCGCACTGGGCCAAAGAGCACCGCAAAGCGAGCGGGCTCCCGCCCATCAAAGCCCGCCACCGAGCGGAAGTGAAACAAGAAGCCGTCCGCCTCGTCATCGAAGACGGCCTCACCTACGCCCAAGCCGCCCTGCGAACCGGCACAAGCGAGACTGCTGTCGGACAGTGGGCCAAAGCGCACCGAGCGCGGCACAATCTCCTGCCCCTGAGCAAGGGCCATCCCGAGCACGTCCGCGAAGAAGCCGTCCGCCTCGTCCTGGAGGACGGGCTCAGCCGAACCCAAGCGGCGAAACAAACCGGAGCCCACACAAGCACCGTCGAAAAATGGGCCGCCCGCCGTATCCACGAACTCCACGGCAACCCCGCCGAGCTACAAGCCTTCGCCGTGGGCCTGGCAGTCAACCGAAACCAGACTCTCCCCGACATCGCCACACGGCTCCGAATACCACTCGGCGCACTCGTCCGCTGGCTCCACGACGACCACCGGGCCAAACGCGGCAAACACCGCTGA
- the lat gene encoding L-lysine 6-transaminase, giving the protein MTATFLPAAASIVAPGDVLESLAKSQLVDGFPFVLDLERSRGSWLVDQRDRTSYLDMFGFFASNALGMNHPALAEDGEFLAELGRAAVNKPSNSDVYTTQQARFVEVFRRVLGIAELPRLFFIDGGALAVENALKVAFDWKSQRNEAEGRFGPDGKPLGAKVLHLTGAFHGRSGYTISLTNTDPAKTDRFPTFDWPRIETPHTGLDDVPAAEERALAQMRAAFAAHPHDIACFLCEPVQGEGGDRHMRPQFLRAAQDLCHEHDALFVVDEVQTGVGMTGTIWAHLGLGLEPDIVAFGKKTQVCGIMAGRRVEELKTNATRVSSRINSTWGGNLTDMVRARRIYEVIEAENLVERAARLGEVLLCGLVDLAQRHPGMVENPRGKGLMCAIDLPSASIRDAVVADLFAKEQVAIVGTGERGIRLRPALTVAAEELGLALCALDRALSRVRTGANG; this is encoded by the coding sequence ATGACCGCGACCTTCCTGCCCGCAGCAGCTTCCATCGTCGCGCCAGGAGACGTGCTCGAATCCTTGGCGAAGTCCCAGTTGGTCGACGGTTTTCCGTTCGTCCTCGACCTTGAGCGATCACGGGGCAGCTGGCTCGTGGACCAACGGGACCGCACAAGCTACCTGGACATGTTCGGCTTCTTCGCCTCCAACGCGCTCGGCATGAACCACCCCGCGCTCGCCGAGGACGGGGAATTCCTCGCCGAACTGGGGCGCGCGGCGGTCAACAAGCCGTCGAACTCAGATGTCTACACCACGCAGCAGGCCCGGTTCGTCGAGGTCTTCCGCAGGGTTCTCGGCATCGCGGAGCTGCCGAGGCTCTTCTTCATCGACGGCGGCGCGCTGGCGGTGGAGAACGCCTTGAAAGTGGCTTTCGACTGGAAGAGCCAGCGCAATGAGGCCGAAGGCAGGTTCGGCCCGGACGGGAAGCCGCTCGGCGCCAAAGTGCTGCATCTGACCGGGGCGTTCCACGGCCGCAGCGGCTACACGATATCGCTCACGAACACCGACCCGGCCAAAACGGACCGTTTCCCCACGTTCGACTGGCCCCGGATCGAGACCCCGCACACCGGCCTTGACGACGTCCCGGCGGCTGAGGAGCGCGCGCTGGCCCAGATGCGGGCGGCCTTCGCCGCGCACCCCCACGACATCGCGTGCTTTCTCTGCGAGCCAGTCCAAGGCGAGGGCGGCGACCGGCATATGCGCCCGCAGTTCTTGCGCGCGGCGCAGGATCTCTGCCACGAGCACGACGCGCTTTTCGTCGTGGACGAGGTGCAAACCGGCGTCGGGATGACGGGGACGATATGGGCGCACCTTGGGCTGGGCCTTGAGCCGGACATCGTTGCTTTCGGCAAGAAGACCCAGGTCTGCGGCATCATGGCAGGACGCAGGGTCGAAGAGCTCAAGACGAACGCGACCCGAGTCTCCTCCCGGATCAACTCGACTTGGGGCGGCAATCTCACGGACATGGTGCGCGCCCGGCGGATCTACGAAGTCATCGAGGCGGAAAATTTGGTGGAGCGCGCCGCCCGCCTCGGCGAAGTCCTGCTCTGCGGCCTCGTCGACCTCGCGCAGCGTCACCCAGGCATGGTCGAGAACCCGCGCGGCAAGGGCCTGATGTGCGCGATCGACTTGCCGAGCGCGTCGATCCGCGACGCCGTTGTGGCGGATCTCTTTGCGAAGGAGCAGGTTGCCATAGTCGGCACGGGGGAGCGGGGCATTCGCTTGCGCCCGGCCCTCACGGTCGCCGCAGAGGAGCTCGGCCTCGCGCTCTGCGCCCTGGACCGGGCGTTGAGCCGGGTCAGGACAGGTGCGAACGGGTGA
- a CDS encoding YraN family protein — translation MTKRLNSAQRITRCRTHPAARRPQLADQALLLSCGLLRANGMAVIEADWRSRDHRIGVVARDGGALCFIAVIAHGAIGSKPTERLVDHSARLRLRAAAGEWLRNEPAVTTAGSLRFDLICAVIRHPGAFELRHHKGVA, via the coding sequence ATGACGAAACGACTCAACTCCGCGCAGCGGATCACCCGTTGCCGGACGCATCCGGCCGCGAGGCGGCCGCAGCTGGCCGATCAGGCGTTGCTGCTGTCCTGCGGACTGTTGCGCGCGAACGGCATGGCCGTCATCGAAGCGGACTGGCGCTCGCGCGACCACCGGATCGGCGTTGTTGCGAGGGACGGCGGCGCGCTCTGCTTCATCGCCGTCATCGCACACGGCGCCATCGGCTCCAAACCCACCGAACGGCTCGTGGACCACAGCGCTCGCCTGCGGCTGCGCGCGGCCGCGGGCGAGTGGTTGCGCAACGAGCCCGCGGTCACGACCGCGGGCTCGTTGCGCTTCGACCTGATCTGCGCCGTGATCCGGCATCCAGGCGCGTTTGAGCTGCGCCATCACAAGGGGGTGGCGTGA
- a CDS encoding DNA-processing protein DprA, with protein MRRDERELAWAYLSRVVEPPCPELIEFLKERDVVEAARLISKDELPHEQRKLRELTCARRECDFARHDLEKITQLGGRLITADSPDWPAWRLLAFEQARARDGGGHHRLALAEPLALWTLGDIDLATATGFSCAVVGTRASTGYGERVAAQWSCEIAEAGGAVISGGAYGVDAAAHRGALAGGGTTLALLACGVDVPYSASPKGTF; from the coding sequence ATGAGGCGCGACGAACGCGAACTGGCCTGGGCGTACTTGTCCCGAGTCGTGGAACCGCCCTGCCCTGAGCTGATCGAATTCCTCAAAGAGCGGGACGTGGTCGAAGCAGCTCGTCTGATCTCCAAAGACGAGCTTCCCCATGAGCAGAGGAAACTTCGAGAGCTGACCTGCGCGCGCCGAGAGTGCGATTTCGCCCGGCACGACCTCGAAAAAATCACCCAGCTCGGGGGTCGTCTCATCACTGCGGACTCACCCGATTGGCCCGCCTGGCGCTTGCTGGCTTTCGAGCAAGCACGGGCTCGGGACGGCGGCGGACACCACAGGCTCGCGCTCGCCGAACCACTCGCCTTGTGGACGCTCGGCGACATCGACCTCGCGACGGCAACCGGGTTCAGCTGCGCGGTGGTGGGCACACGGGCCAGCACCGGCTACGGGGAGCGGGTCGCTGCGCAATGGTCCTGTGAGATCGCCGAAGCCGGAGGCGCCGTCATCTCTGGCGGCGCGTACGGAGTCGACGCGGCGGCGCATCGCGGAGCGCTCGCCGGAGGCGGCACGACACTCGCTTTGCTCGCGTGCGGCGTGGATGTGCCCTATTCTGCAAGTCCTAAAGGTACCTTCTGA
- the hglS gene encoding 2-oxoadipate dioxygenase/decarboxylase yields MVARHALRARFAERLSAHYSVEVPAYTTLVDVTEQVNQDYCGTAPSRERVGAERHGAIRVGTPEELAQVCRIFAGFGMFPVGFYDLRDAKPTPVPVVSTAFRPTSPAELERNPFRVFTSMLAVRDPAFFNDDLRPRLEAFLARRQLFPPRLLELADRAAQDDGLPPEAAEEFVLLAAKAFALSPEPIDGPWYRELEAVSAVAADIGGVTSTHINHLTPRVLDIDELYRRLAALGLKMIDEIQGPPRWPGPDVLLRQTSFRALDEPRSFREADGTIRPGSLRVRFGEVEARGVALTKAGRERYDQALAAADALRAAEGITGQQAAARVWPDFFPMTEAALAEQGLGFFTYTADNKGGVRAAPILYEDFLPRSAAGIFQSNVDEEADTPPRPPQADYDQDWLSGALGHEILDPDALYRAQEHASRADAARKLGLAPDQIGRTL; encoded by the coding sequence ATGGTCGCACGCCACGCATTGCGGGCCCGTTTCGCCGAACGCCTCTCCGCGCATTACAGCGTCGAAGTGCCCGCCTACACGACACTGGTGGACGTCACGGAGCAAGTGAACCAAGACTATTGCGGAACTGCGCCTTCACGCGAGCGCGTCGGGGCGGAGCGGCACGGCGCGATACGCGTCGGCACGCCCGAGGAGCTTGCGCAAGTCTGCCGGATCTTTGCTGGATTCGGCATGTTCCCGGTCGGGTTCTACGACTTGCGCGACGCGAAGCCGACCCCTGTGCCGGTGGTCTCCACCGCATTCCGCCCGACGAGCCCCGCCGAACTCGAGCGCAACCCGTTCCGGGTGTTCACCTCGATGCTCGCGGTGCGCGATCCGGCGTTCTTCAACGACGACCTGCGCCCGCGCCTGGAAGCGTTCCTCGCCCGCCGCCAGCTCTTCCCCCCGCGCCTCCTCGAGCTCGCCGACCGCGCCGCGCAAGACGACGGCCTGCCCCCGGAGGCCGCCGAAGAGTTCGTGCTCCTCGCCGCGAAAGCGTTCGCCCTCTCCCCCGAGCCGATCGACGGCCCGTGGTACCGCGAGCTCGAGGCGGTCTCCGCCGTGGCCGCCGACATCGGCGGCGTCACCTCGACGCACATCAACCACCTCACCCCCCGAGTCCTCGACATCGACGAGCTCTACCGCCGCCTCGCGGCCCTGGGGCTGAAGATGATCGACGAGATCCAAGGCCCGCCGCGCTGGCCAGGACCAGACGTGCTCCTACGGCAAACCTCCTTCCGCGCCCTGGACGAGCCGAGGTCCTTCCGCGAAGCGGACGGGACGATCCGCCCCGGGAGCCTGCGGGTGCGCTTCGGCGAAGTGGAGGCGCGCGGCGTCGCGCTCACCAAAGCCGGGCGGGAGCGCTACGACCAAGCTTTGGCCGCCGCCGACGCGCTGCGCGCCGCCGAGGGCATAACCGGACAACAGGCCGCGGCACGGGTGTGGCCGGACTTCTTCCCGATGACCGAGGCCGCGTTGGCCGAGCAGGGGCTCGGCTTCTTCACCTACACCGCGGACAACAAAGGAGGCGTGCGCGCTGCGCCCATCCTCTACGAGGACTTCCTGCCGCGCAGCGCCGCCGGCATCTTCCAGTCCAACGTCGACGAGGAGGCCGACACGCCCCCGAGGCCGCCGCAAGCAGACTACGACCAGGACTGGCTCTCTGGGGCGCTCGGCCATGAGATCCTCGACCCCGACGCGCTGTACCGCGCCCAAGAACACGCCTCCCGCGCCGACGCGGCCCGAAAGCTCGGACTCGCACCCGACCAGATAGGAAGAACGCTATGA
- a CDS encoding inositol monophosphatase family protein, which translates to MSGNKSALDLARLLGVAQDAVDIALNELWPARNQFVHGHPAHPKGDRDFVTEVDLRIQKRVHQYLNSTTPHIGFLGEESVTEAADPLQNDLVWTLDPIDGTSNFSHGLMLCSVSLALLHYGEPVVGITAAKSLDLRYHATKDGGAFRNGMPIRVSETTQLNSSLVSTGDYAVGQDASEKNWQRIALTTALIGKVERIRMFGAATLDLAFVAEGSTDACIMLSNKPWDTAAGVLLAREAGALVTDANGTAHSYSSTATIAAAPGISAELLALVRSAFAK; encoded by the coding sequence ATGAGTGGAAATAAATCTGCTCTAGACTTAGCCCGCCTCCTAGGGGTGGCCCAAGACGCGGTAGACATAGCTCTAAACGAGCTCTGGCCAGCAAGGAATCAGTTCGTCCACGGCCATCCCGCTCACCCAAAAGGGGACAGAGATTTTGTCACAGAAGTCGACTTGCGGATACAAAAACGGGTTCACCAATATCTTAATAGCACCACCCCTCATATTGGATTTCTCGGCGAGGAATCTGTAACCGAAGCGGCTGATCCTTTACAAAATGATCTCGTTTGGACCCTAGACCCTATCGACGGAACATCAAACTTCTCACACGGACTCATGCTTTGTTCCGTGTCTTTGGCGCTCCTCCATTACGGCGAGCCCGTGGTCGGTATAACTGCTGCAAAGTCTCTTGACCTTCGATACCACGCGACAAAAGATGGCGGTGCCTTCAGGAATGGGATGCCCATACGCGTAAGCGAAACCACACAATTGAATAGTTCTCTCGTATCCACCGGAGACTACGCGGTTGGACAAGATGCCTCGGAAAAGAACTGGCAGCGCATCGCCCTTACGACGGCATTGATAGGTAAAGTTGAACGTATCAGAATGTTCGGCGCAGCAACGCTTGACCTGGCATTCGTGGCAGAAGGCAGCACCGATGCTTGCATCATGCTCTCGAACAAACCATGGGACACCGCAGCGGGCGTGCTCTTGGCCCGCGAGGCAGGCGCCCTCGTCACCGACGCGAACGGCACCGCCCATAGCTACAGCTCGACGGCCACCATCGCAGCAGCCCCAGGCATCTCCGCCGAACTTCTCGCCCTCGTCCGAAGCGCCTTCGCCAAATAG
- a CDS encoding YifB family Mg chelatase-like AAA ATPase has product MAMGRSHSVGVIGVEGIIIEVEAYLDPGAAGVCLVGLPDTALQESRDRIRAAVRNSGAAWPQGRVTLALSPATVRKVGSMHDAALAVAVLVASGGLPADAAKRAVVLGELALDGRLRPVRGVLPAVLAARRAGWSDVVVPEANLSEAGLVTGLRVHGAPSLTALCSWLRGQRELPQPSPKPQQTADPGPDLADVVGHEEARFALEVAAAGAHHLMLTGPPGVGKTLLAARLVGLLPQLSDDEALEVTAIHSLAGSLSEEHPVVLRPPFIAPHHTTSVTALVGGGVGMATPGAVSKAHCGVLFLDECAEMGAKSLESLRTPLEEGEVRIARRDGVARYPARFQLVLACNPCPCAPSRDLDCVCPPQLRRRYLGKLSGPLIDRVDLRVRLHQISAGMFEHERGESSQTVRARVAEARTAAAKRWQNYGWRTNAQVPGPFLRQEFPLDKPALQPLELALRRGMVSARGADRCLRVAWTLSDLAGKDRPCVSEVAQALSFRDRSAA; this is encoded by the coding sequence ATGGCGATGGGCAGATCGCATTCCGTCGGCGTGATCGGGGTCGAAGGGATCATCATCGAGGTTGAAGCGTACCTCGACCCAGGAGCGGCAGGGGTGTGCCTGGTCGGCCTGCCCGACACCGCCTTGCAAGAATCCCGCGACCGGATCCGGGCTGCGGTGCGCAACAGCGGGGCCGCATGGCCGCAAGGCCGGGTCACCCTCGCACTGTCTCCTGCCACCGTGCGCAAAGTCGGCTCGATGCACGACGCCGCGTTGGCGGTCGCAGTGCTCGTCGCGTCCGGCGGGCTGCCCGCCGACGCGGCGAAACGCGCCGTCGTCCTTGGCGAGCTGGCATTGGACGGCAGACTGCGCCCCGTGCGAGGAGTTCTGCCCGCCGTGCTCGCGGCGAGGCGGGCAGGCTGGTCGGATGTGGTGGTGCCAGAGGCGAACCTGTCCGAGGCGGGCCTGGTCACGGGATTGCGAGTGCACGGAGCCCCGTCGCTCACAGCACTGTGCTCATGGCTGCGCGGGCAGCGCGAGCTGCCCCAGCCCTCACCGAAGCCCCAGCAGACTGCAGATCCAGGTCCCGACCTCGCCGATGTCGTCGGACACGAAGAAGCGCGATTCGCGCTGGAAGTGGCTGCCGCAGGCGCGCACCACCTCATGCTGACCGGACCCCCCGGGGTCGGCAAAACCCTGCTCGCCGCCCGACTGGTCGGGCTCCTGCCCCAGCTCAGCGACGACGAAGCCCTTGAGGTGACCGCCATCCACTCTTTGGCGGGCTCGCTTTCCGAAGAGCATCCGGTCGTGCTTCGTCCGCCGTTCATCGCGCCGCACCACACCACGTCGGTCACCGCCCTCGTCGGCGGCGGCGTGGGCATGGCCACTCCTGGAGCGGTGTCGAAAGCGCACTGCGGCGTGCTGTTCCTCGACGAATGCGCGGAGATGGGCGCGAAATCCCTGGAATCGCTGCGAACACCGCTCGAAGAGGGCGAAGTCCGCATCGCGCGACGCGACGGGGTGGCTCGCTACCCGGCCCGGTTCCAACTGGTCCTGGCGTGCAACCCATGTCCGTGCGCGCCGTCTCGCGACCTTGATTGCGTGTGTCCGCCACAGCTTCGACGGCGCTACCTTGGCAAGCTCTCCGGCCCGCTCATCGACCGAGTCGACCTGAGGGTGCGGCTGCACCAAATATCCGCGGGCATGTTCGAACACGAACGAGGCGAATCATCGCAGACTGTCCGGGCGCGAGTCGCCGAAGCGCGGACTGCGGCCGCGAAGCGATGGCAGAACTACGGGTGGCGCACCAACGCGCAAGTGCCCGGCCCGTTCCTGCGCCAAGAGTTCCCCCTCGACAAACCCGCGTTGCAACCATTGGAGCTTGCGCTGCGCCGCGGCATGGTCAGCGCCCGAGGGGCAGATCGGTGTTTGCGGGTCGCGTGGACGCTCAGCGACCTCGCTGGCAAAGACCGCCCCTGCGTGTCCGAGGTGGCCCAGGCGCTGTCGTTCCGAGACCGGAGCGCGGCATGA
- a CDS encoding Lrp/AsnC family transcriptional regulator encodes MVFESLPDGAAPASSPEPARIDELDRLLVRELVADGRATLAELAKATGLSVSAVQSRVRRLEAKGVIARYTAAVDHEALGRPLAAFVAITPFDPSAPDTVPALLRGVPGVEACYSVAGEESYVLFVRTSSPRELERLLQQIRATAAVSTRSTIVLQTFYDNAQNV; translated from the coding sequence ATGGTCTTTGAGTCTCTCCCCGACGGCGCGGCGCCTGCGTCGTCGCCCGAACCTGCCCGTATCGACGAGTTGGACCGGCTCTTGGTGCGCGAGCTTGTGGCCGATGGCCGCGCGACGCTCGCCGAATTGGCCAAGGCGACCGGGCTTTCGGTTTCCGCCGTCCAATCCCGTGTGCGCAGGCTCGAAGCGAAAGGTGTGATCGCCCGGTACACCGCCGCCGTCGACCACGAGGCGCTCGGCCGCCCGCTCGCCGCTTTCGTCGCCATCACGCCTTTCGATCCTTCCGCTCCCGACACCGTCCCTGCGTTGCTCAGAGGCGTCCCAGGGGTTGAGGCCTGTTACTCCGTGGCGGGCGAGGAGAGTTACGTCCTTTTTGTCCGCACCAGCTCGCCGAGGGAGTTGGAGCGCCTGCTCCAGCAGATCCGCGCCACGGCCGCGGTGAGCACCCGGAGCACCATCGTCTTGCAGACATTCTACGACAACGCGCAGAACGTCTAG
- the amaB gene encoding L-piperidine-6-carboxylate dehydrogenase, protein MTENPIQPSLRRLLAEALAELRIDQGAWTGEGPDSLAVRTPITGGELLRLKADDGQGVAASVAAAHTAFLAWREVPAPARGAVVRRLGELLREHKTALAALVTLEAGKITTEALGEAQEMIDVCEFAVGLSRQLYGKTIASERPGHALRETWHPLGVVGVISAFNFPVAVWAWNTALALVCGDTVVWKPSELTPLTAVACHGLLRRALEDTGNDPNTHQLVLGGPGAGEALLDDPRVALVSATGSTRMGREVAPRVAARFGRSLLELGGNNAAVVAPSADLDLALRGVVFAAAGTAGQRCTTLRRLIVHESVVEELVPRLVSAYQGLRIGNPLSEGVLVGPLIHRGAYEGMAKALEQAQHEGGKVLVGGERAPTPPGCAADGPGESYYVSPAIVRMPGHTAVVAQETFAPILYVLAYAELDEAIALNNAVPQGLSSAIFTNDVREAERFLSASGSDCGIANVNIGTSGAEIGGAFGGEKETGGGRESGSDSWKAYMRRCTATVNYSAELPLAQGVDFS, encoded by the coding sequence ATGACCGAGAACCCGATCCAACCCAGCCTGCGCCGGCTCCTCGCCGAAGCGCTCGCCGAACTGCGCATCGACCAAGGGGCCTGGACGGGCGAAGGCCCCGATTCGCTCGCTGTGCGCACGCCGATCACCGGCGGCGAGCTGCTGCGCCTGAAGGCCGATGACGGACAAGGGGTTGCGGCTTCGGTCGCGGCGGCCCATACAGCGTTCCTCGCGTGGCGCGAGGTGCCCGCCCCCGCCCGCGGCGCCGTGGTGCGCCGTCTCGGGGAGCTTCTGCGCGAACACAAAACCGCGTTGGCCGCGCTCGTCACCCTGGAAGCCGGAAAGATCACCACCGAGGCGCTCGGCGAGGCGCAAGAGATGATCGACGTCTGCGAGTTCGCGGTCGGGCTCTCCCGCCAGCTCTACGGCAAAACCATCGCCTCCGAGCGCCCAGGGCACGCGCTGCGCGAGACATGGCACCCGCTCGGGGTGGTCGGCGTGATCTCCGCGTTCAACTTCCCCGTGGCCGTGTGGGCGTGGAACACCGCCCTCGCCTTGGTCTGCGGCGACACCGTGGTGTGGAAGCCGTCCGAGCTCACCCCGCTCACCGCCGTCGCCTGCCATGGGCTCCTGCGCCGAGCGCTCGAGGACACCGGCAACGACCCGAACACCCATCAGCTCGTGCTCGGCGGCCCAGGCGCCGGCGAAGCGCTGCTTGACGACCCGAGGGTCGCCCTGGTGTCCGCCACTGGCTCCACACGCATGGGCCGCGAGGTCGCCCCGAGGGTCGCCGCCCGCTTCGGGCGAAGCCTTTTGGAGCTCGGCGGGAACAACGCGGCTGTCGTCGCCCCGAGCGCGGACCTGGACTTGGCGCTGCGCGGCGTGGTCTTCGCCGCGGCGGGGACTGCCGGGCAGCGCTGCACCACGCTGCGCAGGCTCATCGTCCACGAGAGCGTCGTGGAGGAACTCGTCCCCCGGCTTGTCAGCGCGTATCAGGGCCTGAGAATAGGCAACCCGCTCTCGGAGGGCGTGCTCGTCGGGCCTCTCATCCACCGCGGCGCCTACGAAGGCATGGCGAAGGCCCTGGAGCAGGCGCAGCACGAGGGCGGCAAAGTCCTCGTCGGCGGGGAACGCGCCCCGACCCCTCCCGGCTGCGCCGCCGACGGGCCGGGCGAGTCCTATTACGTCTCCCCCGCGATCGTGCGGATGCCCGGCCACACCGCGGTGGTCGCGCAAGAAACCTTCGCGCCGATCCTGTACGTGCTCGCCTACGCCGAGCTGGACGAGGCCATCGCGCTCAACAACGCCGTGCCGCAGGGCCTCTCTTCCGCGATTTTCACCAACGACGTCCGGGAAGCGGAGCGGTTCCTGTCGGCCTCCGGCTCGGACTGCGGCATCGCGAACGTCAACATCGGCACCTCCGGGGCAGAGATCGGCGGCGCCTTCGGCGGCGAGAAAGAGACCGGCGGCGGACGTGAGTCCGGGTCGGACTCGTGGAAGGCGTACATGCGCCGCTGCACCGCAACAGTGAATTACTCGGCCGAGCTGCCGCTCGCGCAGGGCGTGGACTTCAGCTAG